CCTGCTGGCTTTGTTCATTGTGCTTTTTGCAATGAGCTCGGTTGATGCTAGCAAGTTCCAGCAACTCTCAAAGGCATTCAATGATGTATTTGCCGGAGGGACAGGGGTGTTCGAGTTCCAGAGCCCGATGCCTGAAGGACAAATGGAATCGCCGGACGAGCGCAAGGAAGATGTTGAAAAGAATGACGAGGATGATATGGCCAAGGACCAGATGGAACTTTTGGCGATTCAGCAGAAGGTCAATTCTTATATAGAAGAAAAAAAGCTGACAGATAAATTGGAAACCAAGCTTATGGATGAGGGTCTGCTGCTGACAATCCGCGATAATGTCCTGTTTGAATCAGGAAGGGCGGAGGTGCGCTCAACCGATGTGAATATCGCTAATGAGATTGCGGACTTGCTGGTCATGGAGCCGCCGCGGAACATCATTATCAGCGGTCACACGGATAATGTGCCGATCAGGACCGCTAGATATGAATCGAACTGGGAACTCAGCGTAATGCGAGCCGTAGAATTCATGAAAATCATTCTAAAAAATGAACAGCTTGA
This window of the Mesobacillus jeotgali genome carries:
- the motB gene encoding flagellar motor protein MotB, whose product is MSRKRKKKHHEEHMDESWLIPYADLLTLLLALFIVLFAMSSVDASKFQQLSKAFNDVFAGGTGVFEFQSPMPEGQMESPDERKEDVEKNDEDDMAKDQMELLAIQQKVNSYIEEKKLTDKLETKLMDEGLLLTIRDNVLFESGRAEVRSTDVNIANEIADLLVMEPPRNIIISGHTDNVPIRTARYESNWELSVMRAVEFMKIILKNEQLDPRWFSAKGFGEFQPVATNDTVEGKARNRRVEILILPRTSNNPGQ